The sequence below is a genomic window from Marmota flaviventris isolate mMarFla1 chromosome 9, mMarFla1.hap1, whole genome shotgun sequence.
TCTGGGAAATCTGTTCTGAAAGTGTCATGCAGGAGGATTCATCAGAAAAAACTGAGGAGGCTACTGGAATACAGGCTGAAGATGCCTCCACACTAAAAACATGTGAGCTTGGAGGAGGCTGATCTGAGCAATTacttgaaggaaagaaagaatttgagcAACAATttgagaagaaggaggaagcaaGGGAtttgaagaaaactttaaaatttccaAACAACCAGGTACAAATAAATAGCACCACTGCAGAGCAAAAAAGGATTCATTAGAGAAAGAAGCTAATGAATTCAGTTCTGACATccataatatatttgaaaaaaacagcaaaatatagGGTAAGGTGCTTGTAAAAATTGGATATACAGGTTTATAGTTCAGTTCAAATGTTGGAAATGGAGATTTAAATCTGAATTGATTTTAGAGGACTTCatattccaatttatttttaaaaagataatttacagCATAAAAATAAGTGGTAAATAATAAAGGGTATTTTACTGATGAAAATCATTGAGATTttcaaaatctcaaaatatttcacaatttaaaattctataattattGTCATTTCTTAATTTCATCCTAAAGCATTAACAGTATAGTCTCAATGCTTCTATCCTCAGTGGTAAATTAATCTTCTGAGGTTTAAGCAACcaatttgcctatttttttcccAAGAGGATATGTTCTTCTCCAGCTGTCTTCCAGCTATACATAGGCTAAATCCCTTTTGAAATGCATTAAGGGAGATTTTCAGAGATACAGTTGACAGATAATCCTCAACTGGATTTTAATTAAGGCACTATGCAAAACACTGCCTGGTGTGTATATAAAAGCATGAACACATGAGAAAGAGAAGTTAAAggctgaaaaagaaaacaggttgTTAGGATTCTGAGAGCTTTAGAAGTTAAAACTTCAGATGTGAAATAAGAAAAGgccctgaaaaataaaaaaattaaaaaataagattattattGAAAAAGTATGTTGTTAAGGCAAATGCAGAATAACACAGTAAGAATCATTTTGCATTCAAAACAAAGTATGTTAAGGGCAGAGAAATAGGAAAAGGTAATTATTAACTCACAATAAAATATTCTGGAAGCATTATGATATGCTTTTATACACAGGATAGAAGTGGCAAAGCATGAACAGGTACAAAAGTGAGAGAGaaccagaataatataaaatggaCAAATCTGAAAATGGAAGAAGTGAAGCAGTTCTCTTCAATTACAGAGACTACAGTGTTTAATTGAGAGGAAAAGCCTAAGAGAATGCTCTTTTTCTGCAAATTTATTGCCCCTTCTCTCTTCTAAATCAGCATGATCACAAAAAGGATGGGAAGAAGTTCCTTGTGACCAGGATGGTAATTCGGAGTATTTACCAGGACATTTTTGTCTAGGACAAATGCTAAATGAGACCCAGGGGTCACTGATACAATCAGGAGTATCCCAGGCCAGCCAGAATGGAGGTATGGCAGACTGATTGCAAAAGTGGTCACAATATCTCACCCAGCTCTGTATCCCTATCTTTCAAGGAACTTCACATTTCCTCAATTCAAGAAGTAAACTCCATTCCCACTTCTTAATTCGGGACTATAATTAATTTGGCCAAAAGAACACAACAGGAGTATAATTCAGTGCCCGTTCTGAGACTAGGACCCTCAATACTTTGAGCACCTCTTGTCTTGGACAAGTACCACCCACAATGGAGCAAGGCCAAGATAGCCTATCTTGAGGATCAAGTACCATGAGGAGAGCTCAGCCCCAACAAAACTCAGTTCCAATATCCAGTTAACTCCCAGAAACTGAACTCTCAGTTCACCTGCAGCTGACAGGGGAACCCAGTGAAGATCAAAATGGCCCAGCTACATTCACTCCAGTTTTctctaaaatcataagcaaaacAGCTATTGTTTCTAGCTACCCAATTTTGGTTTCTTGCACAGCAATAGTTAACAAACACTACTTACTCAAGTGTGCTGACCACCTCATAAATGTGGGAATAACATTCTTAACTCTGCCCATTTGCACTGGGCAGAGTTAAGAAACTTTAGGATGTTACATCCAAAATTAATAACTGCCTATATTCATATTCTCCCTaggaaattaaaatcttctgATCTCAAATCCAATACTAACATAATCTCACACTTAGTCACCATTTTATGGTTTATATACTTGCACAcaccattttctttaaataaaacaaactatgGAGCTCTAGCAGATAAGGTAGCATTATACTCATTTTACAAGCAAGGAAATCAAGTGGAAGGGCAAGTTAAATAACGTTCACAATAGCAAATGGCAAAGCTACAGTATGATTACACTTATATATTCACTACTTCTCCTGGGAGATCTTATGCTAAATTTTTGGGTCCGTATTGGCATATAATTTTTAGGCATTTAGTTAATTGAATCTAggaagtttatttcttttcttataaaaatgaagataacatGACTTAGCTTAAGGGTTGTTTTGAGGGGCAAAGAGATAATTATGTGACACATAGCTCCAAGCCTAGCATGAATGTTAGGCTCTTGCCCCCATTCACCATGATAGGGATCTCTCCCAAGCTTGTTAACCACTACCCATGAGCACTGAGCATCACTTGAAATGATAAACTTTCAGACAAATAGATAGGCAAATTTATTTCTATGGTAGAAGCATTTATTATAGTTATAGAAAAATAACACTATTTCAAATCAGGGTAAGTAAGCAGAagtatatttttctcttgcataCCCATACTCAATGTCAACATGATTTCAAGCTGTTCTTAATAAGAAGCAAACACAGAATCAAGGTAGTATGCCAATAGAAGAGTATGTATTAAAGCTACATATCAGCCCTGGAAATCAGAAAACACAAAGTGAACTTGTGCAGCCATTTTCAACTTCAGTGTATATCAGCCTCATCTTGACTGTGGAAAAAGTACCTTCAGGAAACTGAAGGCAAATTACCAGGTTAAGCAAGCTCTTTGCCTCAGAGCAGCAAAGAGACTGAGGGTACAAACTTTGCTTCTCGCAGAGGGGGCAAAGACAAAACATTCTAcaatgtaaaaaaaacaaaaacaaaaaacagtcatTTGCTCACTGTGACTTCTATGAGCTTCAGATTCAGGAATAACAGCACTATTCTCACGAATGTTGTACAGGTTAGGTCAAATTTTGTGTTAGTGCTTTCCCCACCAATAACACTCAGCTAttatcattatttcattattttaacatcatcatcattatttgaTACACATGAAATTCTCCCCACTTCCTACTCCCAAACAGTCTTTATTTAAAAGTCAAGCAACCATGTTCTGGGTCCAAGCTCACAGACTGTTTGGTACCACTTTTACACTGGTAACATTTTTACTAGCTTCTATCATTCTCTTACATAACACTTCAgtacatgattaaaatgacaatttttatatTCAAACTGAGACAACAGATTCAAAGAGGAAAGGGAACCAAAGTTTTCAAGTTGTATGTTGCTTCTAAAGCATCAATAGACGAATGAACTTTGTTTCAAAGTGGCCAATTTTAGACAATCTCTGAGTTCCCTGTCGTTTTCTGAATATCAGGCTATTATAGATGAAAACATGGAGATAAAATACCTATAATCTTCATCACTTCCTATATTCAATATACTACAGTCATGTTTCATAGTTCAAAGTTTTTGGCAATTTAAGTATCTACCTACATAATTTGAggtttttaatattctaaaacaTTACAGAGGGGCTTAGTTGGGCTAGGATATGGTTTTTTAAACCTGGCATGAATGACATTTTGGGTTTGCAAATTCTTAACTGTGCACCTTATGCATTATAGATGTTCAGCAGGATCCCTGGGCTTTACATATTAGCTGGTGTAGCAACTTGCCATCCCATACCGGTTTTgacaaaaatgtctccagacattgtcaaATGTCTTCTGGGGGCCAAAATCAGCCCTAGTTTAGAACCACTGGGTTAGAATTTAACAGACATAATTGTAAACTCTGAGTGCACAGATAATACAAGACTCTATATAATATTACTAATGTGAAGAGTCTAGCACAATAATTTCTGCTATTGTGTTTATACTAGGGCACAgagatttttatataatatactatTCAAGCATATAATCACCCACACGTATCTATCTTTTTCCTACTGAAAACACTGGCAttaggtaatttaaaaaaaaaaaaaaaagctaatccAGAAATCACCTTTATATCACCTGGTATGAGAAAAACCTAGTCTACTAACAGTCACTAAATGGCCACCTAAAGAAATCACTGCAAGTGTCCTTCCTTCTGAATTCTAAGTCTCTCTTTCTCCACTTGTAGGCGTTCCTTTTCAATCTGTAGCTTCTCAGATTCAAACTTCAAAAACTGCAGCCTATCTTTTTCCAGCTGCAAGCGTTCTCGCTCAAGTTTTAACTTCTCTGTTTCTATGTCCTGTGGCTGAAGCATGGACTTTTCTCCTTGGCCAAGTTCATTTTCCAGAGATGGTTTCTCAGAATTGACTATCTGTAAcctcaatttctctctctcaatctgcAGCCGCTCCTTCTCTAGCTGCAGCCGCTCATGCTCCATGTCTAAATGGCGCAACCTCTCCTTCTCTATCTGTAGGCGCTCCTTTTCCACCTGCAGCCTTTCCGCCTCAATATCTAGTCGCCGCTTTTCCAACTCTAGTTTCTGTTTCTCTATGTTTACAAGCAAGTGGGGCTCATCATATGCAGACCTGGATGGTGTTGAGTTAAGGGTGAAAAACTCATCAATGTGGGGGAAGTCAGGAAGTTCATTTTCCCTCCTGGAATCTGGTATGACAGATGACagcatttcctcctcctcctcaatctcaaactgagaaaagagaaaatcattttCAATGTTATTTCTACTTCATAGTTGCCAATTTGTTCAAATTGCTCTTAAAAGACCTTCTGTATTGTTTAAACACATAAAACCATTTAATTTGAATTGTGAAAACCTTTTACATTGAATTGCCAGATATTACTGAAACAATcaagaattatatatttatacatacatacacacaggcaTAAAATGTCACAGCTAATACTTACTTCAGGACTCTGGGggtccctttcttcttcttccacttTGACCTCGGTTAAGGATCCACCTGCATCCCTGAAATCTGCCACATTTTGCCAATCAAAATTTGGATCATTTCGGAATCCAATCTTTTCATCTATCTCTTCAGTAAGAGAGTCATCTAAATCAGATGTGGGAAGTGGAAACCCCGATCCAACCAGCTTAATGTTCGCTTTCATCCTCTTTCTCTTCATAAGTGCTCGCCAGTCAAGGTACCTTCTTTTCACTTCTGTCCCTGTCCTCTGTTCTCCTTCTCCTACAGCATTCACACACTGTGCTATCTCCTCCCAAGCCATTCGCTTCATCACGTTTATTGTTGTATTGAGCTGCTTGGAAAAGATGACTTCTTTCCTTTTGGTAATTTCTTTCAAAAGGGTCTGAGTTTCTTGAACACTaaaattgcttttcctttttctttttaactgcttcattttttttctaattaaatggAGTTTTTacagaaaatgtgaaaagaaCTTGAAGAGTGCTGCAAAGCACATGAATCAAGGACAAACCCTTGTTGGCAACTTAGTTTAAATCACTCAATTTTCTACTCATCTAGTAGTAGAGGCAGGCTGGATAATAATTcctaaagggaaaaagaaaagtaaaattaatcgATCAAACTTCAACTTCTGTTAACCCCAATAAGccacattaatttaaaaagaaacaaaaacctacAACATTCTATGGCTTAAAATTGCCTACTTCTCTATCTTTGCCAATACTACCATGATCCCAGCTGCCATCTTCTCACCTGGAATGCTACAATGGCTGCTCACCAGCTGCACTCTTGACACACTTCCTACTGTTCTAGCTCCTTCTCTCTTTAAATCAACCTGTAGTCTCCAACTACACAGGACTTTTCAGTCATCTATTCCTTTCAAGTTCTTTCCCTGCTTCAAAGCCTTTGTCAACacactgttccctctgcctagaaAATGGACTGCTTCCTTCTTGGCCTACTCAATTCCTCATGCTTCAGCCCCCAAATTAAACATGTTTTCATTGAAGCTTTTCTTGGTAAGTCAAACAGCATAAAGTCTATTCTACTTTTGTTTAACTTTTGTACTTTTGCTAAAATATGGCTCAGAGACTCTCTTTCCCACTTCATAAGTTTGAGGACAAAGATATTTCTGCTCACCATCACTTTCTCAGGCCTTAGTTTCTGGCATATGGCAAGCACAACACAAATATACACTGAATGAATAAGGTGATCTGTTAAAAGGGCCATTTGGAATACTGAAAATAGGAAAACTGAAAGTCTAAGctgtaaaatgaataaaactcaGAAACTGGTTTGAGACAATGTCtgttcaaaaaaataagaattatccACATTTTAccacttcaaaaattaaaactcactTTTAGAATCTGTAAACTGAGAATAAAATTTCCTTAATGAAAACATAAGGATACAACAAATTAAAGGGGTAATATAAAAATGGTAAAGATTTTTCCTCAGCCATCCCACCTATTAATCAGAAAAGAACAACATTgttgattaaaagaaaaaccaaaaatttaaatttctaaatcttTGGGGATCTAGGGTACAATTCTTAGTTTACCACTCTAATTCTGTCCCTCAATGCATACTATGACCTCCCCATTCCCTCAACCCACCCCCAACATCTAACATGAAATAAAACCAGGTTGAatggtatatttattttcttcgGAGAATTTCTCAGCAATACTTTATAACATTCTGGCCACTTTTTATTGTAGAGTTTAAACATTGTGATTTAGCA
It includes:
- the Msantd4 gene encoding myb/SANT-like DNA-binding domain-containing protein 4, yielding MKQLKRKRKSNFSVQETQTLLKEITKRKEVIFSKQLNTTINVMKRMAWEEIAQCVNAVGEGEQRTGTEVKRRYLDWRALMKRKRMKANIKLVGSGFPLPTSDLDDSLTEEIDEKIGFRNDPNFDWQNVADFRDAGGSLTEVKVEEEERDPQSPEFEIEEEEEMLSSVIPDSRRENELPDFPHIDEFFTLNSTPSRSAYDEPHLLVNIEKQKLELEKRRLDIEAERLQVEKERLQIEKERLRHLDMEHERLQLEKERLQIEREKLRLQIVNSEKPSLENELGQGEKSMLQPQDIETEKLKLERERLQLEKDRLQFLKFESEKLQIEKERLQVEKERLRIQKEGHLQ